The nucleotide window CGGACATAGTACTACGTgggcctcgcgtagaatcttctCAGATGAGCTCAATTacgaggtacacataccctacctcgaataataaacaatcatcgaaCCAATCAAATTCGAATCATTACCGACTCACACTTGTGTCCGTTTAACTCagaacttctcatcattcttctgagcttcacatatttgttgtaaaaatgtcggtttagctctcaattcagctaggattgaaccatcatcagtcaatgataaccgggtattcatagctcgtaaagcaaacagagattttcggctcaaagcatcagctacaacattagccttacccggatggtaatcaataatcaaatcatagtcctttatcagttcaagccacctgcgctgtctcaaattcaaatctttctatgtcatcaaatatttcaagcttttatgatcaatataaatatgacatttctcaccgtacaagtaatgccgccatatcttggtataaatacaatagcagctaattcaagatcatgtattgggtaatttctttcatgtggtttaagttgtcttgaagcataggctattactttaccttcttgcatcaaaacacaacctaaaccatttaatgaggcatcactgtaaataacaaattccttacccggttcaggctgcactaatataggtgctttcgttaataggtctttcaatcggttgaaactttgttgacattcatcagtctactcgaactttacatctttctgcaataatcgagtcattggagaagctatcatagagaatccctgtacaaatctccgataataaccaaataaacccaagaaacttctaacttcggatacattcttggtggactccaattgacaatagctgagtttttacttggatctaccctgatgccttcggcagatacaatgtgtccaagaaaacccacttctcgaagccaaaattcacatttactgaatttagcatacaactgcttctctcgtagaatttgcaacacaattctcaaatgttctgcatgttcttcttcatcccgagaataaaccaaaatatcatcaatgaatactactacaaatctgtctaagtacggtctgaatatccggttcatcaaatccatgaatactgcaggtgcattagttagcccaaacggcataactaaaaactcataataccCGTACCTAGTTCTAAAGGCTATTTTTGacacatctgactcctttacccgtaactgataataacctgatcgaagatcaatctttgaaaacatagtagcacctttcagctgataaaataaatcatcaatccggggtaacggatacttattctttatggttactttattaagtcgcggtagtcgatacacaatctcaaagacccatctttctttttcacaaatagaacggagcaccccaaggtgaatgactcggtcgaacaaaaccccacaacaagctcttgcaactgtgtctttaactcttttaattctataggagccatccggtacggagctatggagatcggagtagttcccggaatcaaatctatagaaaattccacttctctttctggtggcaatcctggtaattcttctggaaacacatcggaaaattcacataccactggaactacctgtatctttgactcagataccttggtgtcgagtacataagccaagtaagcatcatacccctttttgacatacctCATGCGCCATTATCGAAATCATATCAGATAACCCCTCTGTTTGATCAAATTTAAcccggagcaactcaccattctgacattttagcacaatatatttttgtttacaatttactaccgcatcatgctgggttaaccaatccatacccaatatcacgtcaaattcatcaaatggcagtaacatcaaatcagccgggaaacaataacctcttaccatcagtggacaatttttacaaattttatccacaaCACAAACCGCcgggggttcgagactttaaccacaaattcaataggttcaacagataaattttaacaattgcaagtttaacacatatatatgaatcgtagaaccgggatcaatcaatgcagaatATCgagatcaagtaaagaaaatgtaccataaTAACATCGGTCTTTGAagcatcttctctggcacgaatggcatatgtcctagcaggtgctcgtacctcaggcctacctatagtatcttttgtagctcctcgactaccactaacattaccggatggtcgaggtggtctgcctctcgaaactagattactcggcttcgatatatgttcaacttctttttcaaccctttctggacaatctctgaggaaatggtcaaaagaaccacatcggtaacaagccccactcttaaatcggcattcaccaaaatgagctttattacagtactggcatctcggtttaggagtgccaacactgccaacactggtcactgatggagtagaaggccttggattagtgcgttgagaacctcgctctttgcccgaatacccaatggctgaagtagaacgatcctgatatttcttcaatttctttgaagcagaaaactgggattttcccatcggtcttttactaaaaattcgagcttccctctcagcctgtttcttttctttgctcaattcttctgctttataagctctctctgccaatgtagcaaactctcgaatttcaagaatttcgatcagtaacttaatgtcttcattcaacccttcttcgaatcgtttgcacatttcagcttctgactgtacccattctcgagcatatttactcaatcgaacaaattctctttcatattcagatactgatctattgccctgttttagctcaagaaattcttttcttttctggtcaaggaacctctggctgatatatttttttctgaactcggtctgaaagaattcccatgtaatttcttctttcggaacaactgaagctttagtattccaccaatggtaagctgtatcttttagcagtgagacggcacatttcagacattcttctggtgtacaagataattcttccagaacccgagtagtgttttctaaccagaattcagcccgttcggaatcatcatcaactgctgctcgaaattcttctttatatttttcaattttatctcTTGGAGCTTTCCTTTTCGATGATTCAAGACTGTaccttgtgggatctcgggaaccggtggaggagcaggagggagagcttgaacttgctgcactacagggttagttcttaagtattgattaaaccattcattcatcatttgaaagaaggctatttttgcctcctcccctcgaccctctgtctcgggccttctactgctagtttcttctctttgtactgaagccggagcatgactcccagcttcctcagattgagctcggtcggatgacattactataagaaaaacacattttaaatggtcaggagatatcacactatcaataataatttaaatggcatgtatagctaatcccgtatttgctacatcggtcctagaaccggctaaaccgtagctctgataccaataaatgtaatacccctacccgtattcattgccggaatagggtacgaggcattactagagtttacgaattaattttttttatattcaatatagcccttttataaatatctaaccttccctgtaatattaaatcgagaccaatccacatcaaccaaatcaattcaacatattttcatgatagattcatgcatttatataagataacgtcatcacatatctataaccaagtttgttaaccatactaatggctaactttacattcatttcacgttaacatttactttgttagcttatacatgccattgatttccaaaataaagtttctttatataccgaaatcctgaggttgacagtgtgatgtgtctccgaccaaatccgacctccgagctcttaacactacaaaatagggaaaaaggaaacggggtaagcactttgtgcttagtaagctcatgtaacaagaattatacttacctaatattttcaatacaatacaataaacatccatatatccattcaatgcattattaccctaatatgcacaaactcaacattcaagttagtaaaataatttccatgtaccaataatatatactataattgatgagctcatcaataccatgatttccatttccttgttatttttccatatttatcccgttgaatttatcgaaatttcgatggattttcagaggtacacatttattgtacaatttggtccgtcaattcatattcatgtgcttTATTTCCATTTcgagagagcacactccatgaacctcaaccttgcggcgggattaccatcgagctaaatcccgcaatataaactcatagagtattgtcgggattaccaccagaGCTAAATCCtcaaacgacaattactctaatgagcttggatctgaattaccagtccaaggctaaattcagaccctaattggattacccgtccggctaaatccattttacacatattcttcggagggctatatcaggataggatcacccgtccggctagatccttttaccgtcaattccttttcgagatccatcgaattttcctttcattcaaccggatttcttcccattttatcaaatatatcaatgtttcataaatttccatataatgaacatccaaatcatattcatataaaaaacatacaatctcaagcatttaagaatataattcaagttacacaaacttaccttgatacttgtttgtaaacagtaaaatctacaaatcccgaacttttcctttcctcgatctagcttcagtatttgaatcttctggatctaaataaataaatttaattatcaatttaatacatttcatgttcatatgcaacattctctataattcaactattatttatagttcattcaaagctgtctacttgagtcatagtcactaaattatttataacttgagctacggaactccaaattaagatc belongs to Gossypium arboreum isolate Shixiya-1 chromosome 7, ASM2569848v2, whole genome shotgun sequence and includes:
- the LOC128295481 gene encoding uncharacterized protein LOC128295481; protein product: MCKRFEEGLNEDIKLLIEILEIREFATLAERAYKAEELSKEKKQAEREARIFSKRPMGKSQFSASKKLKKYQDRSTSAIGYSGKERGSQRTNPRPSTPSVTSVGSVGTPKPRCQYCNKAHFGECRFKSGACYRCGSFDHFLRDCPERVEKEVEHISKPSNLVSRGRPPRPSGNVSGSRGATKDTIGRPEVRAPARTYAIRAREDASKTDVIMVHFLYLISIFCID